In the Natrinema amylolyticum genome, one interval contains:
- the glnA2 gene encoding gamma-glutamylputrescine synthetase: MEVQTIAERCEQADVKLVRLLYVGNDGVIHGHSVKRSHLEDGLESGVPLPKLVQSFNALGQRIKDANFDAVGEVRLVPDRSTFRVLDHEENVAAVCCSLREMDSDTPWSAGPRSALERLVSAFEDDDVVPSLALESEFHVYSSADGGQPDGDRGLYTTDSMRNSHDVVLDAIDALESQGIDVKKHVAEYSPGQNEIVTGHREGVGAVDDYVFLRETIAGVADSHDLQTTFLPHPFEATTNGCHIHLSLWDETTDTNRFAPTNADEPLSRTGRHFVGGILDHIPALLALTSPTVNSYVRLQPQAGAAAYSCWGVGNREAAVRVPQVPSDERDMATRIEFRPADNTANPYLSVLGLLAAGRDGIRNETDPGEPLDADPGNCDDELLKKRGIQRLPTTLGEALDALADDDVLRAAMGEHLFESYLAVKRSEWEEFTSSAATWERDTLRQTF, translated from the coding sequence ATGGAGGTTCAGACGATAGCGGAGCGCTGTGAGCAGGCCGACGTGAAACTCGTCCGACTGCTGTACGTCGGTAACGACGGCGTGATTCACGGGCACTCGGTCAAGCGGTCCCATCTGGAGGACGGGCTCGAATCCGGCGTCCCGTTGCCGAAACTGGTCCAGTCGTTCAACGCGCTCGGCCAGCGCATCAAGGATGCCAACTTCGACGCCGTGGGCGAGGTCCGACTGGTTCCGGACCGTTCGACGTTCCGCGTCCTCGACCACGAAGAGAACGTCGCCGCGGTGTGCTGTTCGCTGCGCGAGATGGACAGCGACACGCCGTGGTCGGCCGGTCCGCGCTCGGCGCTGGAACGACTCGTCTCGGCGTTCGAGGACGACGACGTGGTGCCGTCGCTCGCACTCGAAAGCGAGTTCCACGTCTACTCGTCGGCGGACGGTGGACAACCCGATGGCGACCGCGGCCTCTACACGACCGACAGCATGCGCAACTCCCACGACGTCGTCCTCGACGCCATCGACGCGCTCGAATCGCAGGGAATCGACGTGAAGAAACACGTCGCGGAGTACTCCCCCGGACAAAACGAAATCGTCACTGGTCACCGCGAGGGAGTCGGTGCGGTAGACGACTACGTCTTCCTCCGCGAGACGATTGCGGGCGTTGCCGACTCTCACGACCTCCAGACGACGTTCCTGCCCCACCCCTTCGAAGCGACGACGAACGGCTGTCACATCCACCTGTCGCTGTGGGACGAGACGACCGACACGAACCGATTCGCACCGACCAACGCGGACGAACCCCTGAGCCGAACGGGGCGGCACTTCGTCGGCGGGATTCTCGACCACATCCCGGCCCTGCTCGCGCTCACCTCGCCGACGGTGAACTCGTACGTCCGCCTTCAACCGCAAGCCGGAGCGGCGGCCTACAGCTGTTGGGGGGTCGGCAACCGAGAGGCCGCGGTTCGGGTGCCCCAGGTCCCGTCGGACGAACGCGACATGGCGACGCGTATCGAGTTCCGCCCCGCGGACAACACGGCGAACCCGTACCTGTCGGTGTTAGGCCTGTTGGCCGCGGGTCGAGACGGTATCCGGAACGAGACCGATCCGGGAGAGCCACTGGACGCGGACCCGGGGAACTGCGACGACGAACTGCTAAAGAAACGGGGAATCCAGCGATTGCCGACGACGCTCGGCGAGGCACTTGACGCACTCGCCGACGACGACGTTCTC
- a CDS encoding GNAT family N-acetyltransferase, translating into MRGPGGIIAEPYDFQTYDDERDKTVSFRPVEMSDLGMLHSWLNEEHVLPDWSLNDPLPEFQNTLEAKLADDHMTPYVGHLDHVPMSYFEAYWAIDDVIADHYDADPADQGFHMLLGPPEYLGHGYAESLMRAMLQMQFRHPETDRVVGEPDVHNEKVHSILKKIGFEPRREIEMENKTALLLVCERERFEREVLG; encoded by the coding sequence ATGAGAGGCCCCGGTGGAATCATCGCCGAACCCTACGACTTCCAGACCTACGACGACGAGAGAGACAAGACGGTATCGTTCCGGCCGGTCGAGATGTCGGACCTCGGGATGCTTCATTCGTGGCTCAACGAGGAGCACGTTCTGCCCGACTGGTCGCTGAACGACCCGCTCCCCGAGTTCCAGAACACCCTCGAAGCAAAACTGGCCGACGACCACATGACGCCGTACGTCGGCCACCTCGACCACGTGCCGATGAGCTACTTCGAGGCCTACTGGGCCATCGATGACGTGATAGCCGACCACTACGACGCCGACCCAGCCGACCAAGGCTTCCACATGCTTCTCGGCCCGCCGGAGTATCTGGGCCACGGCTACGCCGAGTCGCTCATGCGGGCGATGCTCCAGATGCAGTTCCGCCACCCCGAAACCGACCGCGTAGTGGGTGAACCCGACGTACACAACGAGAAAGTCCACAGCATCCTGAAAAAGATCGGCTTCGAGCCCCGCCGCGAGATAGAGATGGAGAACAAGACGGCCCTGCTACTGGTCTGTGAGCGCGAGCGATTCGAGCGGGAGGTGCTAGGATGA
- a CDS encoding pyridoxal phosphate-dependent decarboxylase family protein encodes MTGQRSAVDRDQPRVDETDPTPPATAATAFLGGSDGNATYRDAIERARDVLLESFATPDGPYAGTDHETLRERIADLQVVPDDGESIEATLETVADEVLADSVRVHDPGCVAHLHCPPTVPALAAELLLSGTNQSMDSFDQAPAASVLEERVVDACCDLFGYPTGADGVFTGGGTESNFLGLLLARDRYCERQFDRDVQTEGLGPDAVSDLRVLCSDAAHFTAEQAAHHLGLGEDAVITVPTDDDRRIDLEALDSTLERLEADGRHPFAIVGTAGTTDFGSIDPLEALADRAAERDLWFHVDAAYGGACAISDRLRPKLAGIDRADSIAVDFHKLFYQPIGCGAFLLRDGDRYRHLERNAAYLNPERDDAAGVPNLVSKSTRTTRRFDALKPFVTFNALGRTGVADCVEYVCELADAVAAEIRDEPALELCCDPELSAVVFRYRPDRPAETDRTDRSDDRGDSPPTATLDCVNRSIRDELLADGEVILARTEVDGTAALKLTLLNPRTTLSDLRDALEAVIDRGEALETNREVIDSA; translated from the coding sequence GTGACGGGCCAGCGCAGTGCGGTCGACCGGGATCAGCCCCGTGTCGACGAGACTGACCCGACGCCGCCGGCGACGGCCGCGACCGCCTTCCTCGGCGGGTCGGACGGCAACGCCACGTACCGGGACGCGATCGAGCGGGCGCGCGACGTCCTCCTCGAGTCGTTCGCGACGCCAGACGGGCCGTACGCGGGGACCGACCACGAGACGCTCCGCGAGCGGATCGCCGACCTCCAGGTCGTCCCCGACGACGGGGAATCGATCGAGGCGACCCTCGAGACGGTCGCCGACGAAGTGCTCGCGGACTCAGTCCGGGTCCACGACCCCGGCTGTGTCGCCCACCTCCACTGTCCGCCGACGGTCCCGGCGCTGGCCGCGGAGCTGTTGCTGTCGGGAACGAACCAGTCGATGGACTCGTTCGATCAGGCCCCCGCGGCCTCCGTACTCGAGGAGCGGGTCGTCGACGCGTGCTGTGACCTGTTCGGCTATCCGACCGGCGCGGACGGCGTCTTCACGGGCGGCGGCACGGAGTCGAACTTCCTCGGCCTCCTACTCGCCCGCGATCGGTACTGCGAGCGGCAGTTCGACCGCGACGTGCAGACGGAGGGGCTCGGGCCCGACGCGGTGTCCGACCTCCGCGTGCTCTGTTCGGACGCCGCCCACTTCACCGCCGAACAGGCCGCCCATCACCTCGGGCTCGGCGAGGACGCGGTCATCACGGTCCCGACCGACGACGACCGTCGGATAGACCTCGAGGCGCTGGATTCGACGCTCGAGCGCCTCGAGGCCGACGGTCGCCACCCGTTCGCGATCGTCGGGACGGCCGGGACGACCGACTTCGGCAGCATCGACCCGCTCGAGGCGCTGGCGGACCGCGCCGCCGAGCGCGACCTCTGGTTCCACGTCGACGCCGCCTACGGCGGGGCGTGCGCGATCAGCGACCGGCTCCGCCCGAAGCTCGCGGGGATCGATCGCGCCGACTCCATCGCCGTCGACTTCCACAAACTGTTCTACCAGCCGATCGGCTGCGGGGCTTTCCTGCTCCGCGACGGCGACCGCTACCGGCACCTCGAGCGCAATGCGGCCTACCTCAACCCTGAGCGCGACGACGCCGCCGGGGTGCCGAACCTCGTCTCGAAGTCGACCCGGACCACCCGCCGGTTCGACGCGCTGAAACCGTTCGTGACGTTCAACGCCCTCGGTCGGACGGGCGTGGCCGACTGCGTCGAGTACGTCTGCGAACTGGCCGACGCGGTCGCCGCCGAGATCCGCGACGAGCCGGCGCTCGAACTGTGCTGTGACCCCGAACTGAGCGCAGTGGTCTTCCGCTACCGACCGGATCGGCCGGCGGAAACCGATCGAACCGACCGCTCTGACGACCGGGGCGATTCTCCCCCTACCGCCACCCTCGACTGCGTGAACCGGTCGATTCGCGACGAGCTGTTGGCCGACGGCGAGGTGATCCTCGCCCGCACCGAGGTCGACGGCACCGCCGCGCTGAAGCTCACGCTCCTGAACCCACGAACGACGCTTTCGGACCTCCGTGACGCCCTCGAGGCGGTCATCGACCGCGGCGAGGCGCTCGAAACCAACCGAGAGGTGATCGATTCCGCATGA
- a CDS encoding ABC transporter substrate-binding protein, whose translation MEEEETAYDAPTRRKWLKYSGAVVGGGLLAGCTGDPESESQTTTASEEGSYSATLAPTGEVTLDSEPEDIFTMLGHHADMVLSVGRSDDMNAVFEPGYHQGLYRKLTHHLDGVSVDWEGLYSSWQPEKEKVYELDSDVHIADPAKVATADGWDKSDVQDIADNVGPWFGNTLSGTNRTPPEGWRDQYEYYTLWEIFGRVAQLFGEDERYEALASVHESMVQSIEENRPPESERPTAALVLFSTSDDTGWGYKMNNPGYYAAHTRPMGVTDTLSETFGEGYGDGGRNMPFDYELLLEADPDVFLVLGSMTEYFNLDEIRKGLEDHEVASELTAVEEGNVYAQGARRQGPLLNLFQLEMTAKQLYPEQFGEWPGYENGEPYPEIPEEEQLFDRDRVAEIISEGA comes from the coding sequence ATGGAGGAAGAAGAGACGGCGTACGATGCACCGACGCGACGAAAGTGGCTGAAGTACAGCGGTGCGGTCGTCGGCGGCGGCCTGCTCGCGGGATGTACCGGTGATCCGGAGTCAGAGAGCCAGACGACCACGGCTAGCGAGGAAGGCTCCTACTCGGCGACGCTCGCGCCGACAGGCGAGGTGACGCTCGACTCGGAGCCCGAAGACATCTTCACGATGCTGGGCCACCACGCCGATATGGTGCTGTCGGTCGGTCGGAGCGACGACATGAATGCGGTGTTCGAGCCGGGCTACCACCAAGGGCTGTACCGGAAGTTGACACACCATCTCGACGGGGTTTCGGTCGATTGGGAGGGGCTGTACTCCTCGTGGCAGCCGGAGAAGGAGAAAGTGTACGAACTCGACAGCGACGTTCACATCGCCGACCCAGCGAAAGTTGCGACCGCAGACGGATGGGACAAAAGCGACGTTCAAGATATAGCTGATAACGTCGGCCCGTGGTTCGGAAACACGCTCAGTGGCACCAATCGGACGCCGCCGGAGGGCTGGAGAGACCAGTACGAGTACTACACGCTGTGGGAGATCTTCGGCAGAGTCGCACAGTTGTTCGGAGAGGACGAACGGTACGAGGCGCTCGCGTCCGTCCACGAGTCGATGGTGCAGTCCATCGAGGAGAACCGCCCGCCGGAGAGCGAGCGGCCGACCGCGGCGCTGGTGTTGTTCTCGACGTCGGACGACACGGGATGGGGCTACAAGATGAACAATCCGGGCTACTACGCCGCACATACGCGTCCGATGGGTGTCACCGACACGCTGTCCGAGACCTTCGGGGAGGGATACGGCGATGGCGGGCGAAACATGCCGTTCGACTACGAACTACTCCTCGAGGCGGACCCGGACGTATTTCTCGTTCTCGGTTCGATGACGGAGTATTTCAATCTCGACGAGATTCGGAAGGGTCTGGAGGACCACGAGGTCGCCAGCGAACTCACTGCCGTCGAGGAGGGCAACGTCTACGCCCAAGGCGCCCGGCGACAGGGGCCGCTTCTCAACCTGTTCCAACTGGAGATGACCGCCAAACAGCTCTACCCCGAGCAGTTCGGCGAGTGGCCCGGCTACGAGAACGGGGAGCCGTATCCCGAGATTCCAGAGGAGGAACAGCTGTTCGATCGGGACCGCGTCGCGGAGATCATCAGCGAGGGGGCGTAG
- a CDS encoding lysine N(6)-hydroxylase/L-ornithine N(5)-oxygenase family protein — translation MIEIHDVFGVGLGPFNLGLAALLDGANRDEDADVDAVFLEQDEAFAWHEGMLIEGTTLEVPFLADLVTMADPTNPHSYLNYVRERDRIYEFYFYETFQIPRREYDDYLRWVAERLDSCRFSRRVERVEWIEGDDAEADADGDGYYVVTARNLETDEKLTYRARNLALGVGSQPHVPENLRGHPDEDVFHTAGYRSRRERCLAADSITVVGSGQSAAEVFQDLLAHQPEGDYRLDWLTRSDGFFPMEYSKLGLQHFTPEYDQYVYDLPQEVKDDLIPNQDLLYRGVDPETSAEIYDLLYRRSIGDRDPDVGLFAMTEVRDIEPVGDAYALDCHQWQAEESFVHESEIVILGTGYQRPTPDFLDPIEGAINWDEQGRFGVTEDHRLDIDVAGDVFLQNAELHTHGVGVPDLGLGCYRNTKFVNRLVGREVYPEDDDTVYLDFSVEEFVERRPDSRRTERETESAPTPTQDD, via the coding sequence ATGATCGAAATTCACGACGTCTTCGGGGTCGGTCTCGGTCCGTTCAACCTCGGTCTGGCAGCGCTCCTCGACGGCGCGAACCGCGACGAGGACGCGGACGTAGACGCCGTGTTCCTCGAGCAGGACGAGGCGTTCGCGTGGCACGAGGGTATGCTCATCGAGGGGACCACGCTCGAAGTCCCCTTCCTCGCGGACCTGGTGACGATGGCGGACCCGACCAACCCCCACAGCTACCTCAACTATGTCCGGGAGCGCGACCGCATCTACGAGTTTTACTTCTACGAGACATTCCAGATTCCCCGCCGAGAGTACGACGACTACCTCCGGTGGGTCGCCGAGCGACTCGACTCCTGTCGGTTCAGTCGCAGAGTCGAGCGCGTCGAGTGGATCGAGGGAGACGACGCCGAGGCCGACGCGGACGGAGACGGCTACTACGTCGTCACCGCTCGCAACCTCGAAACCGACGAGAAGTTGACCTACCGCGCCCGAAACCTCGCGCTCGGCGTCGGGAGCCAACCCCACGTCCCCGAGAACCTCCGCGGCCACCCCGACGAGGACGTGTTTCACACCGCGGGCTACCGGTCCCGGCGCGAGCGGTGTCTGGCCGCCGACTCCATCACGGTCGTCGGGTCGGGCCAGAGCGCGGCCGAAGTCTTCCAAGACCTGCTCGCCCACCAACCGGAGGGCGACTACCGGCTCGACTGGCTCACGCGCTCCGACGGGTTCTTCCCGATGGAGTACTCGAAACTCGGACTCCAGCACTTCACCCCCGAGTACGACCAGTACGTCTACGACCTGCCCCAAGAGGTCAAAGATGACCTGATTCCGAATCAGGACCTGCTCTACAGGGGCGTGGACCCCGAGACGAGTGCGGAAATCTACGATCTTCTCTACCGGCGCTCCATCGGCGACCGAGATCCCGACGTGGGCCTGTTCGCCATGACCGAAGTTCGGGACATCGAACCGGTGGGCGACGCCTACGCCCTCGACTGCCACCAGTGGCAGGCCGAAGAGTCATTCGTCCACGAGAGCGAGATCGTGATTCTCGGGACCGGCTACCAGCGCCCGACTCCCGACTTCCTCGACCCCATCGAGGGAGCAATCAACTGGGACGAGCAGGGTCGGTTCGGCGTGACCGAGGATCACCGTCTCGACATCGACGTGGCGGGCGACGTGTTCCTCCAGAACGCCGAACTCCACACCCACGGGGTCGGCGTCCCCGACCTCGGACTGGGGTGTTACCGCAACACCAAGTTCGTCAACCGACTGGTCGGCCGCGAGGTCTACCCCGAGGACGACGACACGGTGTATCTGGACTTCTCGGTCGAGGAGTTCGTCGAGCGCAGACCCGATTCCCGCCGCACCGAGCGCGAGACCGAATCGGCTCCGACGCCGACGCAGGACGACTGA
- a CDS encoding IucA/IucC family protein: MTPRQTTSTTDEHGVDATRVARDATVHSFLNCYLRETRDYEVVDADEVPVPTHGRDEVVRAPLPEQDTTVYAPVRHLSPTDRHLFDLPAYYRQGDETLELDYVTLASLVTKELSTARDETGNRDELLLRVIKSCKNVARFVEARRDDTDQLYGFDTTFRDAEQSLVFGHLLHPTPKSRQGIAPHESPTYAPEMEGSFSLHYFRADPELVWQDSTFDGTVKIDTGDVSSATEWIKQSLREDPTVSEEFVEEHVESDDVLIPIHPWQADYLLEQDHVQEHLGDGLESLGQVGREFYPTTSVRTLYAPDASFMVKGSLNVKITNSKRTNKRPELDRAVGITALLDTELGDELESKFPNFDVVRDPAGLTLDIGEGDESGFEVVLRENVFRGDEGKNATPVVGLCQDKISGDGSRLSEIIETLAEREDRSTEAVSRDWFRQYLEISLRPFMWLFLERGLGVEAHQQNSVVTLEEGYPDEFYYRDNQGFYLPEAKYEEHDERVPGLGDRGENIVADWISDERLRYYVVLNNMFGVINAFGTADLVDERDLLELLREELEYCRKFDAEWSSLLDGLLEEEALPCKANLLTRFHDMDELVGELENQSVYADVNNPIVTEVEPEVAQR; encoded by the coding sequence ATGACGCCACGACAGACGACATCCACGACCGACGAGCACGGCGTCGACGCGACGCGAGTCGCGCGCGACGCCACGGTGCACAGCTTCCTGAACTGCTACCTCCGCGAGACCCGCGACTACGAGGTCGTCGACGCCGACGAGGTTCCGGTACCGACCCACGGTCGGGACGAGGTGGTTCGGGCACCCCTGCCCGAGCAGGACACGACCGTCTACGCCCCGGTTCGCCACCTGTCGCCGACCGACCGTCACCTGTTCGACCTGCCGGCGTACTATCGGCAGGGCGACGAGACGCTCGAACTCGACTACGTGACGCTGGCCTCGCTGGTGACGAAGGAACTCTCTACCGCGCGAGACGAGACCGGGAACCGCGATGAACTCCTCCTGCGGGTCATCAAGAGCTGTAAGAACGTCGCCCGGTTTGTGGAGGCCCGACGGGACGACACCGACCAACTCTACGGCTTCGACACGACCTTCCGGGACGCCGAGCAGTCGCTCGTCTTCGGCCACCTCCTCCACCCGACGCCCAAGAGCCGACAGGGAATCGCGCCCCACGAGTCGCCGACCTACGCGCCCGAGATGGAAGGGTCGTTCTCACTCCACTACTTCCGGGCCGACCCCGAGTTGGTCTGGCAGGACTCGACGTTCGACGGCACCGTCAAAATCGACACGGGCGACGTGTCGTCCGCCACCGAGTGGATAAAGCAGTCGCTCCGTGAGGACCCCACCGTCTCCGAGGAGTTCGTCGAGGAGCACGTCGAGAGCGACGACGTGCTGATTCCCATCCACCCGTGGCAGGCCGACTACCTCCTCGAGCAGGACCACGTGCAGGAGCATCTGGGTGACGGCCTCGAATCGCTCGGACAGGTCGGCCGCGAGTTCTACCCGACGACCTCCGTCCGGACGCTGTACGCGCCGGACGCGTCGTTCATGGTCAAGGGGTCGCTGAACGTCAAGATTACCAACTCCAAGCGGACGAACAAGCGCCCGGAACTCGACCGGGCGGTCGGCATCACCGCACTGCTGGACACCGAACTCGGCGACGAACTCGAATCGAAGTTCCCGAACTTCGACGTCGTGCGCGACCCCGCCGGCCTCACGCTCGACATCGGTGAGGGCGACGAATCCGGCTTCGAGGTCGTCTTGCGCGAGAACGTCTTCCGGGGCGACGAGGGGAAGAACGCTACGCCGGTCGTCGGCCTCTGTCAGGACAAAATCTCGGGTGACGGCTCTCGACTGAGCGAGATAATCGAGACTCTCGCCGAGCGCGAGGACCGAAGCACTGAGGCCGTCAGCAGGGACTGGTTCCGCCAGTACCTCGAAATCTCGCTCCGGCCGTTCATGTGGCTGTTCCTCGAACGCGGACTGGGCGTCGAGGCCCACCAGCAGAACAGCGTCGTCACGCTGGAGGAGGGCTACCCCGACGAGTTCTACTACCGGGACAATCAGGGCTTCTACCTCCCCGAGGCGAAGTACGAAGAACACGACGAGCGCGTGCCGGGGCTGGGCGACCGGGGCGAGAACATCGTCGCTGACTGGATTTCCGACGAGCGGTTGCGCTACTACGTCGTGCTGAACAACATGTTCGGCGTCATCAACGCCTTCGGGACGGCGGACCTCGTGGACGAGCGCGACCTGCTCGAACTCCTGCGCGAGGAGCTAGAGTACTGCCGCAAGTTCGACGCCGAGTGGTCGTCGCTCCTCGACGGCCTGCTCGAAGAGGAGGCCCTTCCCTGCAAGGCGAACCTCCTCACTCGGTTCCACGACATGGACGAACTGGTCGGGGAACTGGAGAACCAGTCGGTCTACGCCGACGTGAACAACCCCATCGTCACGGAGGTCGAACCGGAGGTGGCCCAGCGATGA